TACCCGCTGCCCCCCCTGCCGCTGCAGCCGCCGACAGTGCGCCTGGGTCGTTCCGGGAAAGACCGGCTGCGGAAGTGGCGCCGGCAAGGACATTCCCAACGGCAGGCGTCTCGCCAGGCTATGCTGGCAGTGGCATCTGCGACATCCCCGGCGGCAGCGAAGGGCCAGCCCGGATGCGCAAGTGCATCGAATGGTTCGCGGGCCGGGATACGGGTGCTTCGCGTGCCGCACCCTGACAACGCTGAGGCCTTGCTGCGAGCTCAGCCGGGCGCGTCGGTCTCGACCTCGAAACGTACGTGCTCGAAGTTAAGGCCGCTTTCAAGCAGTTGCAGGAACTTGATGTTGGTTCGTTTGCCTTCGATGACCAGCCGGAAGCGTGCGTTTTCGATGTACACGCCGGGTTCGACCAGGACAGAATTGTCTTCCAGCAGGGCAATCGCATCGTAGTAGACAGATACTCCCGGATCGAGCGAACGCTCGAACACTGACACCTGCCGGCTGTCGAGCGCACCGATGCGTCCGCATTGACCGAAGCCCGGGAATCGCTGTATTCCGACGGTCGCCTGCCCTTTAGGGTCGCGCGACAGACGGCGCACGACGCCCGCGGTCCAGTCGTTGTCGCCGGGGCGGCGCAGGCCGAGCAGCAGGCCGACCTGCAGCCACTGCACAGGACCGTGCGCGAACACACCGCAGCCGAACTCGGAAATGTCGAAGAGCGTCCATTCGAGCATGACCTGCCGGTTCTGCGTCTCGATCATCGTGCGTATACGCGCGATCTCTTCGGCCGCGCTCTGCTCCGGATCGCGCGGCTCGCCGACGAACCCGTAGCGGCTCCATTCCTCGCGCTGCTGCTTGCTCAGGTCTTCCACCGACGAGGCTTCGATCATCCGAAGGTAGGCAACGCCGGCCATCATCCGGCGTATCTCGCGGTATCCATGGACGACCTCGAGCCGTTCCCGCAACGCGGCACGATCGTGCGCACGCCTAGGCGGCGTGCTGGACCAGTTCACCGCCAGCTTTCCGAGCAGGCTGATCGCGCTCTGAATCCCCTGTACCCGGTCCAGGATCAGGTAGTCAGGCAGTGCGCGCAGACGGCGAGCCTCGCGCACGAGACTGACGAGCTGAGGATAGACCTGGCCAGGCCCGAAGAAACGCTGCGTCAGGGTCCGCGCGGAGTCGGGACTCCAGCGCTGCGGCGGGCTGGTCATCGCGAGGTCGGCCACGAAGGGGGTATCGTCGTCCGGCGCTTCGCGCGTTGCGAAGAAACTGAGCAGTTCGCGCACCACGCGATCGAGGTACTCCATCTGCAGATGATCGAGGTTACCGATCGGTGCGAGTTCGAACCAGACCGCCACGAGGAATTCGCGATACACGCTGGTGTCGACGCTCGCGCCGGGCAGGCGTACCGGCTTGCGGGCGATACCCAGTTGCTCGGCGAGACGGTAGGTACCGTACAGATCGGCCCACATTGCGCCATCGACTGTCCGGTAGCGCATCCGGAGCAGCTTCTTGCGCTCGGTTATCGCTGCCATCGCGCGCGTGGCGAACAGCGTCGCGGCGGACTTGTCGTTCGCCATCGGCTGGTCGACGTCGAACAGATCGCGCAGCGCGCTCTGGCAGGCGCCGAACATGCTGCCGTGGTAGGTGGTCAGCGCGAACCAGAACTGCTCTGCGGTGTGATGGGTCGGCACGGCAGAAAGGTAATCGAGCATCACCTCGAAGGTGAACTTCGCGCCCTCCGCATCGAGCGTGCGGATGGCAGAGAGCCGATCGGCGGGACGCAGGTCCGACTCTCCGGTCAGCGAGAGCCAATCCGCAAGGTCTTGCAGCGACTTCATTGGCGTAGCGCGCGGGAGGTCGTCGATGATCTCGCGCAGCGACTCGGCGCTCGCAAGCGGGTTGGACGACTTCCTGCGACCGTCGCGTTTGCGTCGTAGCCACTCTAGCATGACCGTACCCTCTCGCCAGTGTCGATCACGAGGCCCCCTCGCCGGACAGGTACCGCAACGGGTCGACAGGACGACCCATGCGGCGGATTTCGAAATGCAGTTTCACCCGGTCGGCATCGGTACTGCCCATTTCTGCGATGCGTTGGCCGCGGGTGACCGCCTGACCTTCCTTGACCAGCAACTCGGCAGCGTGTGCATAAACGCTGACGTACAGGTCATTATGCTTGACAATCAACATCCTGCCATATCCCCGAATGGCAGATCCACTATATACCACGCGGCCATCGGCACTGGCGAGAATCGGCTGCCCTGCCTTGCCACCGATATCGATGCCGCGGTTGGTATCGGAAAAACGCTCGATCACGGTGCCCGACGCAGGCCATGCCCAGTTGATCGCCACCGGATCGACCGCGACCTCCGGGCGGGGTGGAAGGATCGGCTCCGGACCGGTAACCGCCGTCGGCTCGGTGCGCGCAACGGCCGCTTCTCCCGGCCGGCGCCCGGCGGCGATAGCCTCTGCCAGCGCCCGCTCCGAAAACGGCTGACGCAGGGCGCGCGGCTCGGTACGCACGCCTTCCGGATCGGCCAGCGGCACCGGCTTGGGCAGCCCGCCTCGTGGGCGAACCTCAACGGGGCGGGCGACGGCGCCTGCCGCCGGCACGCTGGGACCGGCATCGCCCGGTGCGCGCAGCCGGAGCGTCTGGCCGATCCGGATCAGGTTGATGTTCTCGATCCGGTTCCAGGTCGCGACATCGCGATAATCGAGCCCGTACTCCAGCGAGATGCTCACGAGGGTGTCACCCTTGCGGACCACGTGTACTTCGGGTCTGGTGTCACGCTCGGACACAGGCGCGCTGCCCGGCGAAGTATCGATCCGCGCCGGCGCGGTAGCCGAAGGCGCGCGCTGGGCAGACGCTTCCGCCGGCGGCGGTGGCCGCTGCGCCACCGGCGCAGGCGCGGGCGCCGCGCAGCCGACGATGGCCAGGACCACCGAGAGCACCACCAGCGCCCGATGGATCGAGCCGCAGCTCATGCCTTGCCCAGCAGCGCTGGCACGAAGCGGACCGGGTCGAACTCGGTCGGCCGGAAACGGTTGCCGATACGTTCGATCAGGCACAGGCGCTGGGCAGCGCCTGCGCTGCCCTTCGGCAGGACCAGCCGACCGCCGGGGGCGAGTTGGGCCAGCAACTCGTCGGGGATATGCGGAATCGCCGCCGAGATCACGATTGCGTCGAACGGGGCGGCTTCCGGCAGACCGCCGAGGCCGTCGGCATGGCGCAACCGTACATTACCCATCTTGAGTTCGCGTACGAGCAGGTGGCGTGCCTTGGCCGCCAGTTCGGCGATGCGCTCGAGG
Above is a genomic segment from Rhodocyclaceae bacterium containing:
- a CDS encoding peptidoglycan DD-metalloendopeptidase family protein; this encodes MSCGSIHRALVVLSVVLAIVGCAAPAPAPVAQRPPPPAEASAQRAPSATAPARIDTSPGSAPVSERDTRPEVHVVRKGDTLVSISLEYGLDYRDVATWNRIENINLIRIGQTLRLRAPGDAGPSVPAAGAVARPVEVRPRGGLPKPVPLADPEGVRTEPRALRQPFSERALAEAIAAGRRPGEAAVARTEPTAVTGPEPILPPRPEVAVDPVAINWAWPASGTVIERFSDTNRGIDIGGKAGQPILASADGRVVYSGSAIRGYGRMLIVKHNDLYVSVYAHAAELLVKEGQAVTRGQRIAEMGSTDADRVKLHFEIRRMGRPVDPLRYLSGEGAS
- a CDS encoding protein-L-isoaspartate(D-aspartate) O-methyltransferase, whose protein sequence is MTSDRTRLRMVERLRSAGIQDEVVLGAMGAVPRHLFIEEALASRAYDDLALPIGFSQTISQPMTVARVAELLRNGAPMGRVLEIGAGSGYQAAVLSYLAKEVFALERIAELAAKARHLLVRELKMGNVRLRHADGLGGLPEAAPFDAIVISAAIPHIPDELLAQLAPGGRLVLPKGSAGAAQRLCLIERIGNRFRPTEFDPVRFVPALLGKA